The following is a genomic window from Neurospora crassa OR74A linkage group III, whole genome shotgun sequence.
ACCACGGCTCGGCACTCGGCATGCGCGAGCTGCGAAGCTGCGTATGGGGATAGTCGTACATGACTTGTTCATACCCACTGCTCATCAACGACTTGAGCAGGTATACCGACAGACTCAGTTCCTTGAACAGCAGATGGCTGTTCAGGGGAAGCCTTTCAGGCCCTCACTGCATAGTCTTCAGGAAGCCGTCGAGATCGAAGCTTTCCTCGTACTGTGAATTATCCCACAGCTCCCCGAGGCCTTCGAGCCAAGCCGCTTTCTTGCCAGGTTGCCTGACATCGCCCGTCTCGATATCCACCATGTCCTCCTCCCTGCCCTCGAGGTTGTCCTTGTTCTTGCCCTCCGTTATGAGGTTTGGTCCGGCATCACCAAGGTTGAACAGATCAAGAATCTGATCCGTATCCATGGTCGCAAGTCCTGCATTCTGCTGGTTCACTACCGTACTGGCGACGTCGATCTTGAAACGTTGAAGACTGAGAATCTTCTCCTCAAGTGTTCCGCGGGTGATCAAGCGGTAAACGTTGACCACCTTCTTCTGACCGATACGATGGGCGCGGTCCATGGCCTGCAGATCCTTCTGCGGGTTCCAATCGTGCTCAACAAAGATAACAGTATCTGCACCAGTCAGGTTGAGACCAAGACCACCGACGCTCGTGGTGAGCAGCAACACATCGTATGATGGGTCACTGTTGAACTTGTTGACAATGTCCTGACGGCGGGTAGGGTCGACGGATCCGTCAAGACGAAGGTGAGATACCGAGGGAAGCATAGTCTTGAGGACGGTATTCTGAACCATATCCAACATTTCCTTCATCTGGCAGAAGATGAGTGCACGATGAGGCTTAATGGGCGTGTAGAGCGGATCGGACGATTCTTGACCTTCAACACCGATACCGCAGTCGACAAGCAAGTCTCGGAGTGCCGTGAGTTTGGGGGCATGGACCGGATCCTCGAGGCTCGTGTTTCGTTTGGCCAGGAATTTCTGTGTATCATCGTACTGCTTGTGACCGGGCTTCATGACGAGCGCAGGAGAGTTGCAAAGCTTGCGCATGTACTGCAGAGCTTGGAAAATATGGGCCTTGGCTTCCTTGTCATCACGGCCCGCCTCCTCGGTGATCTTCTTCGCCTCCCTCTTGGTGAAGTCCTCAAAAAGTTTGCGTTGAAGGTCGCTGAGGTCGCAATAGTAGTTCTGCAAAATCTTGGGTGGCAAGTCGTTAAGAACTTCCTCCTTGAGACGTCGCAAAAGGAAGGGCAGGACCTGCTTATGCAGCGCCTCAATAGCCAGAGCGCCTGCTTCTTGTTCCTTCGAGGACGCCTTGCTATATCGACTGTTGGCAATGGGCTTCGCGAATCTGTCAAGGAACACCTTTTCTGCACCCAAGAAGCCGGGCATGAGGAAGTCAAACAAAGACCATAATTCTAGCACATTGTTCTGGATCGGTGTACCGGTGAGGATAAGACGGTGGTTGCTGGCCAGTTGCTTGACGGCGATGGTGATCTTTGCTTTGGGGTTCTTGATCAAGTGTCCCTCATCAAGCACCACGTAGTTCCAACTGTATTTCTTGATGACATCGATGTCATTACGGCACACATCATAGGAGGTGATGACAATGTCGGTCTTGTCCAGAGTGTCTTTCATAGCCTTTCGCTCAGCAGGTGGACCAACGTAGGTCGTAACGCTGAGGAATGGAGCGTAGTTCTTGATCTCCTGCTGCCAATGTCCTGAAAGGGTGGGCGGGCAGACGATCAAAGACGGCAACCTTCTGACATCTGGCGCACCGGTCTTGGCAAACTCTTCAGCACGCTGATGATGGTCACTGGCGACAATGCAAATTGTCTGAAGCGTCTTGCCGAGGCCCATGTCGTCGCAGAGAATACCATGGAGGTGATATTTGTTGAGGAAATGGAGCCAGTTGACACCTTCCTGCTGGTAAGAACGCAGTTCTGCCTTGATGGCTACAGGAATCTGGAACGGCTCGACCTTCTTCGGGTCAAGCAGCTGCTGAATGAACGTTCGTTCACGGTCTCGGCCACGCAAGAGCTCCTCTGAAAGACCGGGAGGATCAGGAATTCCAGCCTCAAGAGGTACGAGCTTGACAAGAGTAGCGAATGATGTGGTCGCAATAAGACGGATGTTGTCATCGGAATCGCTCATACGACCAAGGACAGGCACGATCAGGAAAATCACATAGGGCAGGATGGCGTCTCCCATGACTGCAATCAAATGATAGATAACCTCAATGGCGCCCTGGCGGAAGTTGAGATCGACAGGGTTGTTGATTGAGGGCAGAACCTTTTCCACAAGTGCGGTCATACCATCGACAGTGATGACGGAGCAGATGGTGGCCATACACTTGGCAGCCATGTATCGGAAGACCGAAAGCTGGGACTGGAGAGCCTTGATGACAAAGGGCACTTGTTGCATGACGAATGAGTGAAGTGCGGTGTGGAGTGTTGGGGTCATGGTGCGAATGATGGACAGGGCATCCACAATCTCTTGACCAAACGTGCTCGAAGGATCTCTGGCCTCTGCTGGGAGTTCACCCGAGAAGGCTCTGACCAAAGGCTCCTCCATGAAGGTGCGGAGACTAGGCACCCGGCTCAAAAGCTCAGGTCCGTATGTCTGCGACAGCACCTCCAGAGCCTGCTTGGCACCGCGCCGAGTAATGTGAGCTTTCTTTGCTTCGAGCGCGTATTTAATTGGATCCTCGTGCTCGGCTCTGTCCTCCTCTTTGGACATGGAAAGAATAACGTTTGTCTTGTGAGCGTGCTGAGGGAACTCGGGGGTTTCCGCAGTTTCCACGCAAGTATACTTGACCAAGTTGGCAACAATCTTGTCACCAGGGCCGCGGCGGCCAGACTCGGTGAAGAGCTGTACCAGACGCGCGACGCTGGTAGCCGAGCGACCTTGAAGCAGATTGTTCTCCTCACCCTTGACGCTATCCATGATAGCCTTGATGAGTGGGCTGGGTTTCTTGGGTAGCACCTCCATGGATACCAAGGCGCATGCTGCTGCAGCACGGATCCGAGTATCGCGAGCTTCCTTTGCcgccttggcctcctcaatAGCAGTAACGACGAGATCGCGGGCATCATTGAGGTCCTTGACAGCAATCAGCCGCTGGCCAGGAGCCATGATCTTTTTGAGCCTCTCAAAATCTTCGTTGACAACCTTCTCAGCGTTCGCAATAGAGAAAGCGCCGGGACCAGCTTCGGGCTCGCCCTGTACCACGACAGCAAGAGTGGGCAACTTGCTCTGCGAAACCTTGCCATGATCTCGGCAAAGGTTAAGCAGCTGTTGCGATTGTGACCGTACTCGCTGCACATAGGTAACCAAGTCTCGGTAGTGGGATGGCCGTTCTTGCTCAATAATTGCGAGCAAGGGTTGGACGAAACGAGTTGATGCCTGACTGGAGGCGCTGTTCTTGGCGTACTCGTCAATGACAATGCTGGCAGTAAGCTGAGTTGAAGAGTATGCGGATGAGAGGGCCGGGATGATACTGGCATCGTAGGCTTCAACGGTTGATGGTGGGACCAGGGCCATGACTAAGCCCATGGCCTTGGCTGCCGAGACGCGGGAGCGGATCAGAACATCCATGCCAACGAGGTCGACATCTCCCTGCATCATGTGGCCATCGACATCGTGAGTATGGGAAGTTGGAGGAGGCTCGTCGACCTTGGTCGATTTTCTCCTCCGTTTGACAGTCCTGTCCGCGCCTTCGGGTGGCGATGACCTCCTGTTACCACCCGCGACAAGCCCTGGCATGGAATAGGTTCCGCCAGAAGGCTTCTGGAACAAGCTCGCATTCATGGGAATGGGGTTTCTAGACACACCGATAGGATGGAGCGTCAGCTGCATGAGCGTGTCCACATGTGGTCCAAACTCATCAGCGAGTATCGCAGGGTTGTTGTTAGCAAGTGTACGGACGAGGGCTGCCCAAAGATCGACAGATGCATTCAGTGTTTCCTGATCCCTCTCGACAAGGATGTTTTGGAAGATTAAACGCAGAATCCTACCGCCAAGCCATCCTTGCGTTGTGTCGCCTCCGAGCTTGGCGAAGGTCATCAAAGCCTTGAGGACAGCAAGCCTGACAGAGGTAATGGTATGACGAAGGAAGGGGTAAAGCCTCGGGACAAGGAGTGTAAACGACCGCTCCTCATCGTGCGACGCCGAGTGCTTCATGGTTTCCAAGACTTCTGGGAAACTGCAAAGAGTCGCCAAGAGGTCCATGATCTTGCCTGTGGACGCACTGAGATCGTCGCCAAGGTTAGAGAGACTTTCCCAAACGATGTTGATGAGATCAGGAAGGGCATCCGAGCGCATCTTAACAAACTCCTTGGCCATGGGTATCAGGGTCGCCGCGCTGACCGAGCGAACATCGTCGTCCTGGTTGGCCAATCCTTCCATGACAGCAAGAATAACGCCATCAATCATGGCGGTATCCTGCAGGAGCAGGTCCTTCCTCACAGCAACAACATAACGAAGGCCAATCATGCCGCCGTGGCAAATGGCCCACTCATGGTGGTTGAGCTGAAGATCTTTCTGCATCACCATGCGGAACAGCAGTTCGTAAATAGCATGGACCGTTGCCGGAGGGCAATGACGAAGGACGGATCCAAGTGTCTGGCCGACGGTCTCACGAATAGGTGCCACAGAGGTATCAGAACTATAATCTGTGAACCTGTCAAGCATCAAAACGCAGCATAGGCGACAAGCGAGGTCATCCAGCCACTTCCGATTGAGCTCGTTGTTCTCTGATCGAGACTTGGCCATCAATCTTCCCGCGCCAGCGCCATGGACCCTGATGACCTCGCGCAAGCCCATGGCAGCGCCATGACGAGTTTCCCACTGAGGATCAAACAGGTCGACCTTGAGGAAATCGCAGAGACGTTCGTATGGCCATTCAACCCCTTCCAAGTTGTCGTCGGCCTCAATCTCGGACTTGATGGGGATAATGGGCCCCTTGTATTCGCTGACAACCTTAGTGTCCTCTTCAATATCAGCGGGCCTATCGAGGCTGAAATAGTCATTCATCTTGCCGCCCTTGGAGTCGGCATCCACCATCGGCGTGTCATCAAAGCCCTCCGAGCCGGCGGTTGTGTTTCGGCGCAAGGAGAGGTCACCGAAGCCGCTCTTGCCCTGAGCAGCCTTCTGagcctccttcttccgcttTCGCTTGAGAACATTGAGCTGTCGTGCACTAAGCCCGGCCGTCTCACCGTTCTGAGTTTGGGCGGAACCGACACTGTCATGACGGCCGAAGCCATTAGCTGCAGCTGGATCGAGAGGGGTCGCAGGGCTGAGGATGGCGTCGTTAATGACGGGTATTTCTTCATCCTTAAACTCACGTCCAAGGAGACCCAGACGGCCGTTGAGCGTTCTTTTCTGATGGTTCAGCCGACTCTGTGGATCGAGAGCTGCAAGGCCCCAATCGCTTTTGTCGCCAATTCTGAGCAAGGACCTTCCGTACTTGAGAATGTTGATAACGTCCAGAGTCATAAGACTGAACTGCTCCTCCTCACTAAGAGAGAGCTTTGGGGGGCCCTCTTCTTTCTTGATGAAGCTATTGCTATCTTCATCTTTCATCGCCGCGTCGGGTTCCTCGTCCGCATTGGGATCATACTGCGGTGCATTTTCGATGATTTTGCCTATAGCCTTGGCAGCAGTTGATCTGGTTTCCCAGTCTTTGTGGCGCAAGTAGGGGACAACCCGAGAGAGTAGATTGAAAAGCTCATCGGGGTGTTCCTTTTGCCATGTGGCGAGCTGATCTACGGCAGCATCCCGAATCAGGCGAGTACTGCCCGTCTCGATAAGCCTACACGTGGAAATTGTTAGTCAAGTGTccaggaaagaaaaaaaacacaaatCTCCAGAAAGTACAGAGTACTTACGTGACAAGGCGATCTAGCCGAGACGCCATCTCTTGTTCATGTCAGTAGACTGTGTTAATGTGATTAATAAGGGGTAATGGCCATGGCACTGCAAgatagttagtattataccctTCCAGCTTTGTCTAATCTTGGGATGGCGGAGCAGATTTGGAGGTTTTCTTGAAGTGTGCAAGGAGAGTTGAAAGACGAGGCAAGGGgtgagggggaggagaacaATCAGGGGTAGTGGAACAAGAACGacaacaaaacaacaagAGATGTTGACGAGGTGAACCCCCTGCCAAGACCCGAGAGGTGACTTGAGAGGGTTAGGGCAGATGCAGTCCACTCGATAATGAACCTCAAGGCCTCATGTGGTAATAAGGATTACAGAACACTGGTTCTGAACTCAAGTGATGTTACAGGAGGAGTGAGGCAAAAATGTGATGAGGTGTAAGGTGTACGGTATGTGAACATACCTTGGGAAGATCCACAGATATGGCAAAGCTGTAGTCCCAAATACACACACAAGGTTCACTCTCTTGTATGCGACGTGGgcggctgtggtggtggggttgagagaagaaaaagaagtttCTACCAGAAGATCTAGGTAATATCAGGTTTTAGCCATTTGCGCCACATTGCTGGATCTGATCCCACAGTTGACGCATTGTGTGTGATGGTCCATGGTCATCGCCAAAGAAGCAAACAGAATGACAGGATGGGCAGTGTGAGAAGtgcaaagaaggaagggaattGGATGGCATGACTCAAGCCAGACAGCGAGTGTGTTGAAGGGGCCagtaacaataacaacactTGCTGCTGCGAGAAGCCAAAGGTAGAGAGATgactgtggtggtgatggtggtggtggtgatggtcgtGGTGATGAGATGATATGTGGGAGGAAAGAATGAAATATCAAGGTCAAGACTCACCGTCCAATGAATGGCTCAAGGTGAGCaaggtgtggtggtgggtgtcCCCGTTCAGCCAAAGGGAAGCAAGTCTCTTTAGTATGCAAGCCAACCAAGGTCGCCGGTACCTTGCGCTAgacaaacacacacacacgcacacacgcACCACACAACTGGAAGAACACACACGGTGCAACGGTGACTACTAGCGGCCGCCTAAGCTGGTCCGTGTGGTCCGTGTGGTCCGTGGAATTTTGGCGGGGGACGCAGTATCGAAGTAATATGTATGGAGGGGTCTGGACCAGGCGGTCAACTCCCGGTCTCGGCGTCTTGAAATACAAAAAAAGCAAGTAGCCAAGTATCGGAAGGTGGTGACGTTgaagggcaggcaggcaggcaggcaggcaatTCGCAATGTGCGCTGCCTCTCTCAGGTGCTGTGCTTGTGCCTGTTCTGTTCAGTCACGGTGTCGCCCGGATTGGTGCTTGGTTGGAGTAGGTAACAGAGACGTCGGTCGGGTCGTGCACGTGCGGGCAGCAGGGCAGCAGGGCGCAGGTTGTAGTAGTAGGGCGTCGGATGGGCGATGGCGGGCAGTGGGAGGTTCGGGTGGAGGGCAGCGGCCTGTCTATAAAGAATATTggttagtaaatttatagacAAGCCGGCACTTCCCAACGTTCCTCCCTTCTCAAATTTTAGCGCGATCCACGTCCGCCCATCGTACCCCTGCCATCCATGCGCCTCCCCAATTGCACCTCTTCGCCCCCAGTCAAGTGCGGCCCACCGCGGCCCCTGATTGGCTGTCTGCTCTCACGCCCCAGTTCGTTTCTCCAGttaagaaggaaggagtgcTTTTGCTTTGAGCTTCATCACGTTTTGCCCTGAGCTTTGCCCTGTGGCCCTGCCATGTTTGGCCGTGGTGCACGGTCGAAAGGGCTTTTGCATTCTCGAACTTGACTTTTgattcttttcccttttccctttcatTTCCTCACACGTCTGCCCAGTCCACCTCATCCATTCACTATGCTAACAGTAGGCTTCTATAAGTCGTTGCTGGAATTCCACCATCTCACCTATTGGCAAATTTCACCAGCTGAATGCACTTGGAGTCAAGTCGGATGACGGAGATGCGTTGCAAgttgcctgcctgccttaACTCTTCGGGATAAAGCCCAGTGCGACCCAATGACGAATAGCCGGCAGAAAGGCTGCGCTGCAAAACACAGGAGACATAGGGCCTACGTCTGGCCCACCTAAGTGATCACTCCGCCATCACGGTCCGAGGCCTGGGCTGCCTACTTAGCTCTACAGCCGGAGTGGATGTCTTCCAGAACTCCCGCTCGGTCCAGTCACATATCGGAAGTCGTACACTTTTGTTTGCGTCCGGAAGTACTCCGGCCCTCGACCTCCCGTCCGTTTCCGGACCTGGGCTTGATATGACGACTCCCGATGACTGTCTTGACCTCACCTTTCCCGAGAAAGCCGACCTTTGTCCACGGGGTAAGCAGTCAAGTGCTGGTAAGCTTCTTGCTTCCCCCGCGCATCCAGGACTGGGCTCGTCTCGGTCTCGGCTTGGGTCAGCTGCAGAGCAACCTACGTAGtggtaggtataaatatataaacccAGACCCCCGGGTCGGCTCGACCCGTCACTTTGCACATATGTTACTGTCCTGTGCAGGGTCACGATATCAAATGTGAGCACTCCACTTCGTACAGTCACTGTTCGTGGGGAAGCCATGGAAACAAGATCATCTATCTACCCGCGTCGGCTCGCTGTTGTCGATACTCGAAGATGTGCACAACCTTATAAAAAGTTTGTCTAGCTGTCATGGCGCGGCGCGAAACGAAAAAGAAGCCATGATGCGGTACACGGTAGTGCAGCATAAGCAAGCTGGCGACGCACCCCATGGTCCATCATCTGTCAAGCGTGTGCCTGATCCGTATCAAAGAGAGGCTTCGGCCGGCTTCTTGCTGTGAGACTCCGAAATCAGGAAAGCCGTATGATTGGGGATATCTCGGTACTGTGCCCTTGTTGGTGACTGTCTCGCCCGTCATGCATTCAGTTCGGATgttgccgccgtcgccgccatCTTGtgaccaacaacaccaaggtACTCGGGAAGCAACCTCAAATCGCAGAGCGGTAACGAGGGCACACCTGATGGCTTGTAGAGTTTGTAACAAAGGTTGTTTGGCGATGATAATCTCAACACCTTGCCTTGTATGTCCAAAAAGAGGTTGAAGTCAGACATTTCGATGCAGGTGTATACGCGTGTACTGGTCGAATGGCACAAGGTGTGTACgtacaggtaggtatgtacgcAGTAGAGTAATCACGGACAATCTCGACGCGGGATCTGCGACACAGGAGCCATTCAAGATCAACAACGACTtgctccctttcccttttcagCGATGTTGAGAGTATCCGTCTAGAACCAGACGGTTCTCGAATAGATTACTGACCAACTCGACCTATAGATCGAGAAAGGCAGCATCCAGGGCACATGGGCGGTTACTATGAGGTCTTTGTGAGGTTGCCGCGCCGCAGGGACAGTGGAGCAAGCTAAAAACAATTAGGTTCCCGTCAAGTGGGGCGTGGGAACGTCCACTGATCATTTCAAAGTCTGGGGTCCCTTGCTGCTCCCCATTCGGGCACCATTTCGGTCCCAGGCGAGAGCCACCAGAGAGAGTCGAAAGCCTCGAACAGATTTTTCTCGTCAGTCTCTCTATTGGAACCCCAACTCCAGACGAGAAAATGCGGGACGTTGGATGTCTCCATTCACGAAAATGACGATTGGTTGTCCTGAGAATGGAGGGCGGAAAACGGACACTTGTTCCGAATATGTCGTACACTAGATGGAGACAACAAATAAACTCGCCGGGCGTTGGAGGAGCAACCCAGACTACCATAGGTCCCAGATATCAACTACTGCGTACACCAGGTGTGAACATGTGGATGTCCTTGGTTCTCCTGTCTCTATCGCCGTATGTTGGAACTTGGCACCATCTACACAAGCTGTATGGGATCCATCATGTACAGCAATTTATCGAGGTGTTGATTTTGTGGTGTTGCTACTACTGCTCCATCATCACAAGCCGAGACAGTAGGTACTGTAGCATCAAGCGCACTAGGGGCTCTGACGGATGCAGCTACTGCCAATCTGCCACGCGTCTGTCGCGACACTGGCAACTGAACTGAGAGCTGAAATACATACATGGCTCGAGGCTCAACAGTCCCAATCACCCCAGTTCATGGACTGTCTTGTGCTTCGATTCTGATGACAGTTCTGTGTTTTGAAAGCCTATCACGTAAAGCTACCAAGCCACGTCGCGCGAATGGAGGTTTTGAATCCTGAAAGAGCTTTGCTCCAGTTCCTTCCCGTCATCCTTCCTACGTTTCGCAATATCACCGAATCCATCAAGCTGCTTTAGGTGGGAACATTCCCAGCCCAGCCTGCTGCTTGGTCAGAGCACGTGATTGGTCTGGGCGCTTTGTTCTACCGCCATAGTCACAATGGCCCGAGCGCCTTTTGGAGAGCTCACTCCCGCGCTGCGACTCTGGCCCTGGTGCCGCCCGCTGTCGGTGCTTGCCTGCGGGAAAGAAGTGTGGAAATCCCCTGCAAGAGGGGAGAGCGCGCGACAGGACAGGGGAACCGCCCGGCGAGACGCGTTGAAAGTGAATTATGTACTACTCCAGGTACATGTTCATAGCGGAAGTTCTTCGGTATCGTCACCCGCCAGCGGCCAAcacgcccccccccccccccccgtcCCAGGTCTTTCCATATTCGCGCTCGTGTCAGGTGTGAATTGTGTCCAGAAGCGGAACTTGATCAATCACAGTTTCCTCCCACATCGCGACAATTGGAAAGGGTCGACGACTCCGGCATTCTCAACGACGACGCTCTTTCGCGCCCCGCGACCGATGGATGCGAACCAAACGATGCAAATAGAGACGATCCGATTCCCACTCTTGACAACCTCCGAGCTCTCGACCTGAACTCTGTACCTTACCCTTGTTGCGCAGAGTGATGCGCGCAGCTGTCTACATAGTCTACTAGCTATACTAGTCTATTGTTGTATTCCCATTGGTCTATATTCCATCCCACTTCAGCGTCTCTTCAACATCAAAGTAGCTGCCGCCGCGCTGTCGTCCagttgacgacgacaacaccgCAACCATGCACATCAAACAGATTATTATCCAGGGCTTCAAAAGGTGCGTCGCATGCTTGTCTACTATGGCTCTACGTCAACGTCAGTCCTTCGTTTTGGGTGTGGCGCGCGCCTGGCGCATGCAACCAGGTTGAAGCCGGTGCTGACTTCTGACACTTCCACGACCAGCTACAAGGAGCAAACCGTAATCGAACCCTTTTCCCCCGGTACCAATGTTATTGTTGGTCGCAACGGTTCAGGCAAGAGCAACTTCTTCGCCGCCATCCGATTCGTCCTCAGCGATGCCTACACCAACATGAGTCGCGAAGAGCGCCAGGCCCTGCTTCACGAGGGTTCGGGCTCGGCCGTCATGTCGGCATACGTCGAGATCATCTTCGACAACACCGATAAGCGTTTCAGCGAACCCGGCGACGAGGTCGTCATCAGGAGGACGATCGGTCTCAAGAAGGACGAATATTCAGTCGACAAGAAGGTGCAGACTCGTGCCGATGTCCTCAAGATTCTGGAAACGGCCGGCTTCGCCAAGGAAAACCCCTTCTACATCGTTCCCCAAGGTCGTGTCGcagccatcaccaacatgaAGGAGAACGAAAGACTCAACCTGCTCAAGGAAATTGCCGGTACCAACCTTTACGACGACAGGCGCATACAGTCGCTGAAGATTATGGCCGAGACAAATAGCAAGCGCGAGAAGATCGACGAGTTGCTCGAGTACATCAAGGAGCGTCTTAGTgaactggaggaggagaaggacgaaCTCCGCGACTTCCAAGAAAAGGACCGCGAACGCAGGTGTCTCGAGTACGCCCACTGGCACCGCCTACAGgagaccaacaacaacactctGGAGCAGATCGAAGAGGTGCGGCAGGGAGGTGCTGGCGCAACGACTAAGGACCGGGTCCAACTCCAGAAAACGGAAAAGGAAATTGCTGCCCTCGACCACAAGTTCCAGGAGCTGAAGCAGACTCTTGAGCTCCTGGCCATCGAACGGCGCCAGTTGGATGAGGACAGGAAAGACACCGCGCGTTCGCAGGCAAAGGCAGAGCTGAAGCTGAAGGATCTCGACGAGACACGGCATTCGCGCGAGAAggcccagcagcaacaggaaGCGGAGCTGAACGAGGTCAGGCGAAGGATCCAGGCTGCCGAGTCAGAGCTTGCCAAAATCACACCAGACTACGagaaatggaagaaggaggaggaagaagtggcGGCCGCAAGGGATCTGGCGGCCACTGGTCGTACCAGGTTGCTGACGAAGCAGACGCGAAGCTCCCAATTCAGGACAAAGGCCGAGCGCGATGCTTTCCTGAAGAGCGAGATCGAGGAGACGACCATGCAGCTTGCGAACCAGCGGGCCAATGAGATGGATGCGAAGGAACAGGTCACGCTGGTCGAGAACTCGATCAAGCAACTAGAGAAGGAGATCCAAAACATCCGTGACAGGCTCGAAGGATACGGTGAGGACCGGTCATCAATCGCCGAGAAGCTGACCAAGGCTCAGGAGGCCAGGGAACACTTGTACGAAGAGCGAAAGAGACTGCGTCGTGAGGAGGACAAGCTCAGTTCTTTGCTTGCGAATACCCGTGCAGATAGAGACAACGCGGAGGCGGACCTCTCACATGCCATGGATTCGGCGACAGCTAGGGGTCTAGCAGCGATCAGACGCCTCAAAAGAGAGCGGGATATTCCCGGTGCCTATGGTACTCTGGCAGAGCTTATGAACGTGCCAGTAGACGCTTACAGGTTGCCGGTCGAACAGGTGGCGGGTAACAGCCTTTTCCACTATGTCGTCGACAACGAAAAAACGGGCACTATGCTGTCCGAGTATCTCCACAAGAACTATGGCGGTCGTGTCACATTTATGCCGCTTGAGCAACTACGGCCAAGGCAGGTGAAGATGCCAAGGGCCTCGGACGCCCAGCCACTTATCAGCAAAATTGAGTTTGACCCGATATACGAAAAGGCATTCCAGCAGGTCTTTGGGCGCACAATTGTCTGCCCCAACTTGTCGATAGCCTCTCAGTATGCACGCACACACGGTGTGGATGCCATCACCCCTGAA
Proteins encoded in this region:
- the crf8-1 gene encoding TBP associated factor — its product is MASRLDRLVTLIETGSTRLIRDAAVDQLATWQKEHPDELFNLLSRVVPYLRHKDWETRSTAAKAIGKIIENAPQYDPNADEEPDAAMKDEDSNSFIKKEEGPPKLSLSEEEQFSLMTLDVINILKYGRSLLRIGDKSDWGLAALDPQSRLNHQKRTLNGRLGLLGREFKDEEIPVINDAILSPATPLDPAAANGFGRHDSVGSAQTQNGETAGLSARQLNVLKRKRKKEAQKAAQGKSGFGDLSLRRNTTAGSEGFDDTPMVDADSKGGKMNDYFSLDRPADIEEDTKVVSEYKGPIIPIKSEIEADDNLEGVEWPYERLCDFLKVDLFDPQWETRHGAAMGLREVIRVHGAGAGRLMAKSRSENNELNRKWLDDLACRLCCVLMLDRFTDYSSDTSVAPIRETVGQTLGSVLRHCPPATVHAIYELLFRMVMQKDLQLNHHEWAICHGGMIGLRYVVAVRKDLLLQDTAMIDGVILAVMEGLANQDDDVRSVSAATLIPMAKEFVKMRSDALPDLINIVWESLSNLGDDLSASTGKIMDLLATLCSFPEVLETMKHSASHDEERSFTLLVPRLYPFLRHTITSVRLAVLKALMTFAKLGGDTTQGWLGGRILRLIFQNILVERDQETLNASVDLWAALVRTLANNNPAILADEFGPHVDTLMQLTLHPIGVSRNPIPMNASLFQKPSGGTYSMPGLVAGGNRRSSPPEGADRTVKRRRKSTKVDEPPPTSHTHDVDGHMMQGDVDLVGMDVLIRSRVSAAKAMGLVMALVPPSTVEAYDASIIPALSSAYSSTQLTASIVIDEYAKNSASSQASTRFVQPLLAIIEQERPSHYRDLVTYVQRVRSQSQQLLNLCRDHGKVSQSKLPTLAVVVQGEPEAGPGAFSIANAEKVVNEDFERLKKIMAPGQRLIAVKDLNDARDLVVTAIEEAKAAKEARDTRIRAAAACALVSMEVLPKKPSPLIKAIMDSVKGEENNLLQGRSATSVARLVQLFTESGRRGPGDKIVANLVKYTCVETAETPEFPQHAHKTNVILSMSKEEDRAEHEDPIKYALEAKKAHITRRGAKQALEVLSQTYGPELLSRVPSLRTFMEEPLVRAFSGELPAEARDPSSTFGQEIVDALSIIRTMTPTLHTALHSFVMQQVPFVIKALQSQLSVFRYMAAKCMATICSVITVDGMTALVEKVLPSINNPVDLNFRQGAIEVIYHLIAVMGDAILPYVIFLIVPVLGRMSDSDDNIRLIATTSFATLVKLVPLEAGIPDPPGLSEELLRGRDRERTFIQQLLDPKKVEPFQIPVAIKAELRSYQQEGVNWLHFLNKYHLHGILCDDMGLGKTLQTICIVASDHHQRAEEFAKTGAPDVRRLPSLIVCPPTLSGHWQQEIKNYAPFLSVTTYVGPPAERKAMKDTLDKTDIVITSYDVCRNDIDVIKKYSWNYVVLDEGHLIKNPKAKITIAVKQLASNHRLILTGTPIQNNVLELWSLFDFLMPGFLGAEKVFLDRFAKPIANSRYSKASSKEQEAGALAIEALHKQVLPFLLRRLKEEVLNDLPPKILQNYYCDLSDLQRKLFEDFTKREAKKITEEAGRDDKEAKAHIFQALQYMRKLCNSPALVMKPGHKQYDDTQKFLAKRNTSLEDPVHAPKLTALRDLLVDCGIGVEGQESSDPLYTPIKPHRALIFCQMKEMLDMVQNTVLKTMLPSVSHLRLDGSVDPTRRQDIVNKFNSDPSYDVLLLTTSVGGLGLNLTGADTVIFVEHDWNPQKDLQAMDRAHRIGQKKVVNVYRLITRGTLEEKILSLQRFKIDVASTVVNQQNAGLATMDTDQILDLFNLGDAGPNLITEGKNKDNLEGREEDMVDIETGDVRQPGKKAAWLEGLGELWDNSQYEESFDLDGFLKTMQ